Proteins encoded by one window of Marixanthomonas sp. SCSIO 43207:
- a CDS encoding DUF3987 domain-containing protein, whose translation MQVAVSVFNDFIYKVEDKPLEKILNDIKIGTYKAKISDIRNLLSNDNKKEADQLKKQLQAFTVSGTFSNGRSIGKIDTYSQYVILDIDKLSESQLKEVKQITRLAPYTYASFISPSGKGLKIIVKVSSNKERHKEAYNQVVAYYEQALNIGIDTSGSDICRLCFMSYDEDCFINSNADIFEVNIKLEEEKPIPIKQNNSISNDIEAYISEIEKTATDITGNYETWRNLGFAISEEYGETGRDYYHRISRFYIKYNYQECDKQYTNCLKAKGTGINISTFYYMAHQNNIKPYNELFEEEVFIHKEETNSVKYSDSPTFSTSLIPQLPQFLQQVVKHTKTDKEKDIIILGAITAISACLPKIYGIYDGDKVYSNLYLFVTAAAASGKGKLKFCKRLVYKIHKAMREEAKLMEAEYDAELAQYNKNKAKDENLKKPQKPPIRMLFIPANNSSTGMFQLLYDSKGRGLIFETEADTLAKNFKTDYGDYSDGFRNAFHHETIKYFRRTDREYVEIEEPCLSCALTGTPKQVLALMPNAENGLFSRFMFYQMPTSTTWKNVFAINTKKGLNEYYDQLGNEFYELYRQLITNTEIQFSYTEEQQEIFNQFFSKINLYYLNVNPIEYNSSIKRMGIIAFRISMILTVLRILETGDISNPLYCSDEDFQSTLTIVKALIKHSSKVYSSLPVDKTAINYKNKKEQFIDSLPLRFSTQDYISYASKLDITQKTAERYITNLCKTKFLLRESQGNYYNPSKEVK comes from the coding sequence ATGCAAGTTGCCGTATCAGTCTTTAATGACTTCATTTATAAGGTTGAGGATAAGCCTTTAGAAAAAATCCTTAATGATATTAAAATAGGTACTTATAAAGCCAAAATAAGCGATATAAGAAACCTACTATCTAATGATAATAAAAAGGAAGCAGACCAATTAAAAAAACAATTACAGGCGTTTACAGTATCAGGTACTTTTAGTAATGGCAGAAGTATTGGTAAAATTGATACTTACAGCCAATATGTGATTTTGGATATTGATAAACTTTCAGAATCTCAATTAAAAGAGGTTAAACAAATCACACGTTTAGCACCTTACACTTATGCGTCATTTATCAGTCCTAGTGGCAAAGGCTTAAAAATTATTGTAAAAGTTAGTTCTAATAAAGAGCGTCACAAAGAAGCCTACAATCAAGTTGTGGCCTATTATGAACAAGCATTAAATATAGGTATTGATACCTCTGGGAGTGATATTTGTCGCTTATGTTTTATGTCTTATGATGAAGACTGTTTTATCAATTCAAATGCAGATATTTTCGAAGTCAATATAAAATTAGAAGAAGAAAAACCAATTCCAATAAAACAGAATAATTCAATAAGTAATGATATTGAAGCCTATATATCTGAAATAGAAAAAACAGCAACTGATATAACGGGAAATTATGAAACTTGGCGAAATTTAGGTTTTGCAATTTCAGAAGAATATGGAGAAACAGGAAGAGATTACTATCACAGAATTAGCAGATTTTATATTAAGTACAATTATCAAGAATGCGATAAACAATACACCAATTGTTTAAAAGCGAAAGGTACAGGAATCAATATTTCAACGTTTTACTATATGGCTCACCAAAATAATATCAAACCATATAATGAACTTTTTGAAGAAGAAGTATTTATACATAAAGAAGAAACTAATTCAGTGAAGTATTCAGATAGTCCAACATTCTCAACTTCCTTAATTCCTCAACTTCCGCAATTCCTTCAACAAGTAGTTAAACATACAAAAACAGACAAGGAAAAAGATATAATAATATTAGGTGCTATAACAGCTATAAGTGCTTGTTTACCTAAAATATACGGTATCTATGATGGCGATAAAGTATATTCTAATTTGTATTTATTTGTAACAGCGGCAGCAGCTTCAGGTAAAGGTAAACTAAAATTTTGTAAAAGACTGGTTTATAAAATTCACAAAGCAATGCGTGAAGAAGCTAAACTAATGGAGGCAGAATATGATGCAGAATTAGCGCAATACAACAAGAACAAAGCGAAAGATGAAAACTTAAAGAAACCTCAAAAACCACCTATTAGAATGTTGTTTATTCCAGCAAATAATAGTTCAACTGGTATGTTTCAATTATTGTATGATAGTAAAGGTAGAGGGCTAATTTTTGAAACCGAAGCAGATACATTAGCAAAAAACTTTAAAACAGATTATGGCGATTATTCTGATGGTTTTAGAAATGCCTTTCATCACGAAACAATAAAATATTTTCGTAGAACAGATAGAGAATATGTAGAGATTGAAGAGCCTTGTTTGTCTTGTGCATTAACAGGAACACCAAAACAAGTTTTGGCGTTAATGCCAAATGCTGAAAATGGTTTATTCAGTCGCTTTATGTTTTATCAAATGCCTACAAGTACTACTTGGAAAAACGTTTTTGCTATTAATACTAAAAAGGGTTTAAATGAGTATTACGATCAATTGGGCAATGAATTTTATGAGCTATACAGACAACTAATCACAAATACTGAAATTCAGTTTTCATATACAGAAGAACAGCAAGAAATATTTAATCAATTTTTTTCAAAAATAAATTTATACTATCTTAATGTAAATCCCATTGAGTATAATTCTTCTATTAAAAGAATGGGTATTATAGCGTTTAGAATTAGTATGATTTTAACCGTTTTAAGAATATTGGAAACAGGAGATATTTCAAATCCTTTGTATTGTTCTGATGAAGATTTTCAATCTACATTAACTATAGTAAAAGCCTTAATAAAACATAGTAGCAAAGTGTATTCTAGTTTACCGGTTGATAAAACAGCTATAAACTACAAGAACAAAAAAGAACAATTTATAGATAGTTTACCATTACGTTTTTCTACACAAGATTATATTAGTTATGCATCTAAATTAGATATTACTCAAAAAACAGCAGAGCGTTACATTACTAATCTTTGTAAAACCAAATTTTTATTAAGAGAATCACAAGGTAATTACTACAATCCATCAAAA